From a single Oxalobacter vibrioformis genomic region:
- a CDS encoding P-II family nitrogen regulator → MKKITAIIKPFKLDEVREALSDANINGLTVTEVKGFGRQKGHTELYRGAEYVVDFLPKVKIEIVLDDSMLELAIEAILKSARTGKIGDGKIFVQEVEQVIRIRTGETGLEAI, encoded by the coding sequence ATGAAGAAAATTACAGCCATCATCAAGCCATTCAAACTCGATGAAGTGCGCGAAGCCCTTTCAGACGCCAACATCAATGGCCTGACCGTTACAGAAGTCAAGGGATTCGGCCGCCAGAAAGGACATACCGAGCTCTACCGCGGCGCAGAATATGTCGTGGATTTTCTGCCAAAAGTCAAAATTGAAATCGTGCTGGATGACAGTATGCTGGAACTGGCAATCGAAGCCATATTGAAATCAGCCCGGACCGGCAAAATCGGGGACGGCAAGATTTTTGTACAGGAAGTGGAACAGGTCATCCGCATCCGTACCGGGGAAACCGGGCTGGAAGCAATCTGA
- a CDS encoding tetratricopeptide repeat protein: MRLSVSKIVTSIVIAVLAVTVLSGCESGEETIAKLVVKAEKGDVNAMVKIAELYCGGVNLEQDDQVCGIWMRRAAESGHMRAQYMLGGMYELGLGMRTDPVQAYRWYSISFEQGYQMSGTAAKKVEANMVASQLARAKELIKESNEAKAATGRYFVADSK; encoded by the coding sequence CGTTTATCCGTCAGTAAAATTGTTACTTCGATTGTCATTGCAGTGCTTGCGGTTACCGTTTTGTCCGGTTGTGAAAGCGGGGAGGAAACCATTGCGAAGCTCGTCGTCAAGGCTGAAAAAGGTGATGTGAATGCCATGGTAAAGATTGCCGAGCTTTATTGTGGCGGTGTCAACCTCGAGCAGGATGATCAGGTTTGCGGCATCTGGATGAGGCGCGCAGCGGAAAGCGGCCACATGAGAGCGCAATACATGCTGGGCGGTATGTACGAACTGGGATTGGGTATGCGTACCGATCCGGTACAGGCTTACCGGTGGTACAGCATTTCTTTCGAGCAGGGATATCAGATGTCCGGCACTGCGGCAAAAAAAGTGGAAGCCAATATGGTCGCGTCACAATTGGCCCGGGCGAAGGAACTGATTAAAGAGAGTAACGAAGCCAAGGCGGCAACCGGCCGTTATTTTGTGGCGGATAGCAAATAA